In Candidatus Micrarchaeum acidiphilum ARMAN-2, one DNA window encodes the following:
- a CDS encoding peptidase A24A prepilin type IV, whose translation MYGPWILETSQMLAALAPSALAQFRLAAALAIALIYLLLDVFNSRNVPTVFAYATLVFGVVMTLTYASYPYIETSALVAIIVVAVGYVFYRIGQLGAADVIEFAAISLIIPVQGTPFLLDIPQFGFPLMLSLLINAGVVALVMVIIYYLPLSIRTVKNSRIKGGIDSLITRYDILKTGFILAVYVVFAGMLSLTVGLSPAGIALIGIIAFGSIVVTLFERPLIYAMVRYVPVSKIEEGDIIETKLMGRRELASLKRSINGFDRLVTSKVLAQLKRRRVKKMLPVYKNAMPFAVPIFFGLVISILFGNLILLILPI comes from the coding sequence TTGTATGGACCCTGGATATTGGAAACGTCTCAGATGCTGGCAGCCCTGGCTCCTTCAGCGCTTGCGCAATTCAGGCTCGCAGCGGCGCTCGCCATAGCGCTGATATACCTGCTGCTTGACGTATTCAACAGCAGGAACGTGCCGACGGTATTTGCGTATGCCACACTCGTGTTCGGGGTTGTGATGACCCTGACATACGCCAGCTACCCTTACATCGAAACAAGCGCGCTGGTCGCAATAATAGTGGTAGCCGTAGGCTATGTCTTCTACAGGATAGGGCAGCTGGGCGCAGCAGACGTGATAGAGTTCGCCGCGATATCCCTGATAATACCTGTGCAGGGAACCCCGTTCCTCCTCGACATACCGCAGTTCGGCTTTCCACTGATGCTGTCGCTGCTCATAAACGCGGGTGTAGTCGCCCTGGTAATGGTAATCATATACTACCTGCCGCTCTCGATCAGGACGGTAAAGAATTCCAGGATCAAGGGCGGAATAGACTCGCTTATAACGCGCTACGATATATTAAAGACGGGATTCATACTGGCAGTATATGTGGTTTTTGCCGGAATGCTGTCGCTGACGGTAGGCCTGAGCCCGGCCGGAATAGCGCTGATAGGAATAATAGCGTTCGGCTCCATAGTGGTAACCCTGTTCGAAAGGCCTCTCATATACGCAATGGTAAGGTACGTTCCGGTAAGCAAAATTGAGGAGGGGGACATAATAGAGACGAAGCTCATGGGTAGGAGGGAGCTCGCATCACTGAAGCGCAGCATAAACGGCTTCGACAGGCTGGTAACATCAAAGGTGCTGGCGCAGCTTAAGCGCAGGAGGGTTAAAAAGATGCTGCCCGTCTACAAGAACGCGATGCCGTTCGCCGTGCCGATATTTTTTGGCCTGGTCATATCAATACTGTTCGGCAACCTGATACTGCTGATATTGCCGATATAG
- a CDS encoding DEAD/DEAH box helicase domain protein: protein MQLSDLKGAIPNEMIESLRSRGINEFTPPQAESIRAGVASGASVVVASPTASGKTLVAEIACVSTILSRGKKAVYVAPMRALVNEKFSEFKEAYPYLKAAISTGDFDSSDQWLADYELIFVSTEKLDSLMRHRMEWVNSVGCIIFDEVHLLGDQYRGPTLELLMTKLKDLRGIQIVALSATIGNADEIADWLGARLVISDYRPVKLLKGAVASGKIYYVDGDRLAEGTMELRGEADTNEERVLEDTLLLGKQALVFYSTKRNAEAGSQRLSKISERFISEDERKSLAKIGNAVLNVLDKPTQQCVKLSEVLLHGAAFHHSGLLPAQRNYIESAFKSGQIKVVCSTTTLGFGVNMPAHTVLIRDISRHNGYTSERIGVNEVLQLLGRAGRPKYDTEGRALISAGSEGMAADLVNEYLVAEPEPIYSNLGILPILRMHILSFIAEGFLDSMQGINEFLSKTFYSHQYGSDSRMRGIVREVLGNLHEWDFIEDVGGQLRATRIGKRISELYIDPLSAKWMADTLQSGLDEIGALYLICNTVEMRPYVKITEDAELQFVAYRKMNYSSAIYETEDTKYGYYDPLAAFGTALMLEDWISETDENSIMKKYRTTPGALYSKLTNADWMIYAAIELSKLLHRSSRELVDIRVRLRYGIKDELLDLVRLEQIGRVRARRLYDSGIRSVKEIRVKKDEVVKILGREIAEKVFSQLDM from the coding sequence ATGCAGCTTTCCGACCTCAAGGGCGCAATTCCTAACGAGATGATAGAGTCGCTAAGGTCGCGCGGAATAAACGAGTTCACGCCCCCGCAGGCCGAATCAATACGCGCAGGCGTTGCTTCTGGCGCAAGCGTAGTGGTCGCATCGCCGACAGCAAGCGGCAAGACTTTGGTTGCGGAAATCGCATGCGTAAGCACCATACTGTCAAGGGGCAAAAAAGCAGTATACGTGGCGCCCATGCGCGCTCTCGTGAACGAGAAGTTCTCCGAATTCAAGGAAGCATACCCTTACCTGAAGGCTGCCATCTCAACAGGAGATTTCGACTCCAGCGACCAGTGGCTGGCCGACTATGAACTCATATTCGTTTCAACAGAGAAACTGGACAGCCTGATGCGCCACAGAATGGAGTGGGTAAATTCCGTGGGCTGCATAATCTTTGACGAAGTGCATCTCCTAGGAGACCAGTACAGGGGGCCGACGCTAGAGCTCCTTATGACAAAGCTCAAGGATCTCCGGGGCATACAGATCGTTGCGCTCAGCGCCACGATAGGAAACGCCGATGAGATTGCGGACTGGCTGGGAGCCCGCCTAGTAATAAGCGACTACAGGCCGGTAAAGCTCCTGAAGGGCGCGGTTGCATCAGGCAAAATATATTATGTTGACGGCGACAGGCTTGCAGAGGGCACAATGGAGCTGCGCGGCGAAGCCGACACTAACGAGGAGCGCGTCCTAGAAGACACACTGCTGCTGGGGAAGCAGGCGCTGGTATTCTACTCGACGAAGAGGAATGCTGAGGCAGGCTCGCAGAGGCTTTCGAAGATATCCGAAAGGTTTATCTCCGAGGACGAAAGAAAGTCCCTGGCAAAGATTGGAAACGCAGTACTCAATGTCCTCGACAAACCAACGCAGCAGTGCGTCAAGCTGTCCGAAGTGCTTCTGCACGGGGCCGCATTCCACCATTCTGGCTTGCTTCCTGCGCAGCGAAACTACATAGAAAGCGCATTCAAGTCTGGGCAGATAAAGGTCGTGTGCTCAACCACTACGCTCGGCTTCGGAGTCAACATGCCTGCGCACACCGTCCTGATACGGGACATAAGCAGGCACAACGGCTACACCAGCGAGCGCATAGGGGTGAACGAGGTGCTGCAGCTGCTCGGCAGGGCCGGAAGGCCCAAGTATGATACCGAGGGCAGGGCCCTGATATCCGCAGGCTCGGAGGGCATGGCTGCAGACCTTGTAAACGAATACCTTGTTGCGGAGCCTGAGCCCATATACTCAAACCTCGGGATACTGCCGATTTTGCGCATGCACATCCTTTCCTTTATCGCAGAAGGGTTCCTTGACAGCATGCAGGGCATAAACGAATTCCTATCCAAGACCTTCTACAGCCACCAGTATGGAAGCGACTCCAGGATGCGGGGCATAGTCCGGGAGGTGCTCGGCAATCTGCACGAATGGGATTTCATAGAGGACGTAGGCGGACAGCTCAGAGCCACAAGGATAGGAAAAAGAATAAGCGAGCTATACATAGATCCCCTCTCCGCAAAATGGATGGCGGACACGCTGCAAAGCGGCCTTGACGAAATAGGCGCGCTGTACCTGATCTGCAATACGGTTGAGATGCGCCCGTATGTTAAGATAACGGAGGACGCTGAGCTGCAGTTCGTCGCATACAGGAAAATGAACTACAGTTCAGCAATATACGAGACCGAGGACACCAAATACGGATATTACGACCCGCTTGCGGCCTTTGGCACTGCGCTTATGCTAGAAGACTGGATTTCAGAAACCGATGAAAACTCGATAATGAAAAAGTACCGCACAACGCCCGGTGCGCTGTACTCAAAGCTTACCAACGCGGACTGGATGATATATGCCGCCATAGAGCTTTCAAAGCTGCTGCACAGGTCGTCACGGGAGCTTGTAGACATAAGGGTCAGGCTTAGATACGGGATAAAGGACGAGCTGCTCGATCTGGTAAGGCTCGAGCAGATAGGAAGGGTCAGGGCGCGCAGGCTCTACGACAGCGGAATCCGCAGCGTTAAAGAGATAAGGGTTAAAAAGGATGAAGTGGTAAAAATCCTTGGAAGGGAGATAGCAGAAAAGGTTTTCTCACAATTGGACATGTGA
- a CDS encoding HAD-superfamily hydrolase, subfamily IA, variant 1: MDGKNLLRHFDTFIFDWDGTLRPMSALQRVNEAINPSWRHKKAVSTKYFDMYNGQAHQNTVKSRQTRLPGRVPKWPSEGEQLKGGMLKLVDISLFLSRPRLHYGAKETLKAIASSKKKIALFTDGNLYRVGREMSRLGVEKYFGMVLSAQSIKRLKPDPAGVEIILKKLGAQPSRTLYIGDRPDDIIAAKLAGTKSAAVTDGFSSMDVLIKYSPNYIFKNIEEFRKAL; this comes from the coding sequence ATGGACGGCAAAAACCTGCTGAGGCATTTCGACACGTTCATATTCGACTGGGACGGCACCCTGAGGCCCATGAGCGCCCTCCAGAGAGTTAACGAGGCGATAAACCCAAGCTGGAGGCACAAGAAGGCCGTGAGCACAAAGTACTTCGACATGTACAACGGCCAGGCACATCAGAATACAGTCAAGAGCAGGCAAACCCGCCTGCCAGGCAGGGTCCCAAAATGGCCTTCGGAAGGCGAACAGCTGAAGGGCGGGATGCTAAAGCTTGTTGACATATCGTTATTCCTCTCAAGGCCAAGGCTGCACTATGGTGCAAAGGAAACTCTGAAGGCCATCGCCTCCAGCAAGAAGAAGATTGCGCTTTTTACTGATGGAAATCTGTACCGTGTGGGCCGCGAAATGTCCCGCCTAGGCGTAGAAAAATATTTCGGCATGGTGCTCAGCGCGCAGTCAATAAAACGGCTAAAGCCAGACCCGGCAGGCGTAGAGATAATACTCAAAAAACTCGGCGCACAGCCAAGCCGTACGCTGTACATAGGAGACCGACCGGACGACATAATAGCAGCCAAGCTTGCAGGCACGAAATCCGCCGCCGTGACAGACGGGTTTTCCAGCATGGACGTACTCATAAAATACTCGCCAAACTACATATTCAAGAACATTGAGGAGTTTCGCAAGGCATTATAA
- a CDS encoding tRNA synthetase valyl/leucyl anticodon-binding yields MIDYKQIEEKWRKAWKEARLYEPEPDERKGMLVTAALPYVNMPPHLGHLRTYGTADFYARYLRMRGLNVLYPMAWHFTGTPILAIAKRVAANDEELKEELRMYHIDDETMAKMSDPNFITEYFSVLMKDAMVRAGYSIDWRRTFNTLDPLFSKMVEWQFGKLHAQGLLVQGSHPVGWCTNENNAVGQHDTRHDVQPEIEQMYCIKFKDSASEASFLCATYRPETIYGVTNIFINGASDYVVAEIDGESVYLSSDAVQQLSNQLDIKMKGKVSPAELLSKKAVNPVSGEEMPVLEGYFVKSDFGTGIVMSVPAHAPFDYAALERLRMKGVAVPSQYKKCISLTGEKDKEKANPEIPALAYLEVVDSWDSVTDAVLEKATKALYREELKNGIMDTGKYAGKKVSESREAIAKDLEAEKKLFVMYTIANEEPVYCRCGTRVTVKIVKDQWFINYGDEKWKAKVVEYFPKVKVYDERYAPALKAGIDWINLRPAERAQGLGTRFPLNPSHIIESLSDSTIYMAFYTFSHILHSGGIKPEQLKPEFFDYVFNGERGADEVSKISGMPKDVVSKCKASFDYWYANTSRHSGPDLLLNHLIMYLFSHIAMFKSDKWPKQIVVNGFVNYEGEKMSKSMGNIIPLLDGIEKYGADIVRFIEIVGSDLYSNSEFNPASVESVRFKNEYLAGLVAGIKSMGEFELTQIDFWLYSKLNSKIKKVSERMEVLDLRGAYIEAYYNSMNELKWYFERGGSNAMAVREFLEKVILMLAPAMPYFAEEMWHSMGNKDFAAQQKWPIYDQGMISEEAEFIEGTVAELPEDINRAVELSSKMDANKGKAPKSVRIIVAGQWKFSVLAEFFKSNDISKVLSSEAAKDIEKEKAAKFLSQFSKKGQPSGSVPAIEAKKLAKALESAKEFLQSRTGIEEILIEQEENSKSRRADRATPLKPSIDILWD; encoded by the coding sequence ATGATTGATTACAAGCAGATAGAAGAGAAATGGCGGAAGGCATGGAAGGAAGCGAGGCTTTACGAGCCAGAGCCGGACGAACGCAAGGGTATGCTCGTCACCGCTGCGCTGCCATATGTAAACATGCCTCCGCACCTGGGTCATCTGAGGACCTACGGCACAGCCGACTTCTATGCGAGATATCTGCGCATGCGTGGCCTTAACGTCCTTTATCCGATGGCGTGGCACTTCACCGGCACCCCCATACTCGCAATTGCAAAGAGGGTTGCGGCCAACGACGAGGAGCTGAAGGAGGAGCTGAGGATGTATCATATAGATGACGAAACCATGGCAAAAATGTCCGATCCGAACTTCATAACAGAATACTTCAGCGTGCTGATGAAGGACGCGATGGTAAGGGCAGGCTATAGCATAGACTGGCGCAGGACATTCAACACGCTGGACCCGCTTTTCAGCAAGATGGTCGAATGGCAGTTCGGCAAGCTGCACGCGCAGGGCCTCCTGGTTCAGGGCTCGCATCCGGTGGGCTGGTGCACCAATGAAAACAACGCGGTGGGCCAGCACGACACCAGGCACGACGTCCAGCCTGAAATAGAGCAGATGTACTGCATAAAGTTCAAGGATTCGGCCTCAGAGGCCAGCTTCCTGTGCGCTACGTACAGGCCGGAGACAATCTACGGCGTCACTAATATATTCATAAACGGCGCGTCTGATTATGTTGTCGCGGAGATTGACGGAGAAAGCGTGTATCTGAGCAGCGATGCCGTGCAGCAGCTTTCGAACCAGCTCGACATAAAGATGAAAGGCAAAGTCAGCCCCGCCGAGCTTCTCTCCAAAAAGGCGGTAAACCCAGTCAGCGGCGAAGAGATGCCTGTATTGGAAGGCTACTTCGTAAAGAGCGATTTCGGCACCGGCATAGTCATGTCCGTGCCCGCGCATGCGCCATTCGACTACGCAGCCCTAGAAAGGCTCAGGATGAAAGGCGTTGCCGTACCATCGCAGTACAAGAAATGCATATCGCTTACAGGCGAAAAGGACAAGGAAAAGGCCAACCCCGAAATACCTGCCCTCGCGTACCTGGAGGTAGTGGACTCGTGGGACTCTGTGACCGATGCGGTGCTTGAAAAGGCGACAAAGGCGCTATACCGGGAAGAGCTCAAAAACGGAATCATGGACACCGGAAAATATGCCGGCAAAAAGGTATCGGAATCGAGGGAAGCAATTGCAAAGGACCTCGAAGCGGAGAAGAAGCTCTTTGTAATGTATACGATAGCCAACGAGGAGCCCGTATACTGCAGATGCGGCACCAGAGTGACCGTAAAAATTGTAAAGGACCAGTGGTTCATCAACTACGGGGACGAAAAGTGGAAGGCCAAGGTGGTGGAATACTTCCCGAAGGTAAAGGTGTATGACGAAAGATATGCCCCGGCGCTCAAGGCAGGCATAGACTGGATAAACCTAAGGCCCGCAGAGCGCGCCCAGGGCCTAGGCACAAGGTTTCCGCTCAATCCGAGCCACATCATAGAGTCACTTTCGGATTCCACGATTTACATGGCGTTCTACACGTTTTCGCACATACTGCATTCTGGCGGAATAAAGCCGGAGCAGCTGAAGCCCGAATTTTTTGACTACGTATTCAACGGCGAGCGCGGAGCCGACGAGGTCTCGAAGATTTCCGGCATGCCAAAGGATGTGGTGTCCAAGTGCAAGGCATCATTCGACTACTGGTATGCGAACACGTCAAGGCATTCAGGTCCAGACCTGCTCCTTAATCACCTTATCATGTATCTGTTCAGCCACATCGCAATGTTCAAGAGCGACAAATGGCCCAAGCAAATAGTAGTAAACGGCTTCGTGAACTACGAAGGGGAAAAGATGAGCAAGAGCATGGGCAACATAATACCGCTCTTGGACGGCATAGAAAAGTACGGCGCTGACATAGTCAGGTTCATAGAGATAGTGGGAAGCGACCTGTATTCCAACTCCGAGTTCAACCCGGCCAGCGTCGAAAGCGTGCGCTTCAAAAACGAATACCTTGCCGGGCTGGTGGCAGGCATCAAGAGCATGGGGGAGTTCGAGCTCACCCAGATTGACTTCTGGCTTTATTCGAAGCTCAATTCAAAGATAAAGAAGGTATCGGAGCGCATGGAAGTGCTTGACCTGCGCGGCGCATACATAGAAGCGTACTACAACTCCATGAACGAGCTTAAATGGTACTTCGAGCGCGGAGGCTCAAACGCAATGGCAGTAAGGGAATTCCTGGAAAAAGTGATACTGATGCTTGCGCCTGCAATGCCGTATTTCGCAGAGGAGATGTGGCACAGCATGGGAAACAAGGATTTTGCAGCGCAGCAAAAATGGCCAATCTACGACCAGGGCATGATAAGCGAAGAGGCGGAGTTCATAGAAGGCACAGTGGCAGAGCTGCCAGAGGACATAAACCGGGCAGTTGAGCTGTCATCAAAAATGGACGCCAACAAAGGCAAGGCCCCGAAATCGGTCCGCATAATAGTGGCAGGCCAATGGAAGTTCTCGGTGCTTGCCGAATTCTTCAAGTCCAATGACATTTCAAAGGTGCTTTCAAGTGAGGCCGCAAAGGATATCGAAAAGGAGAAGGCAGCCAAATTCCTCTCTCAGTTTTCCAAGAAAGGGCAGCCGTCCGGGTCGGTGCCGGCAATAGAAGCCAAGAAGCTTGCAAAGGCGCTGGAGTCCGCCAAGGAGTTCCTTCAGAGCCGCACCGGCATCGAAGAAATATTGATAGAGCAGGAAGAGAATTCAAAGTCGCGGCGCGCTGATAGGGCCACGCCACTTAAGCCCAGCATAGACATTCTGTGGGATTAG
- a CDS encoding transcriptional regulator, XRE family, with protein sequence MRSADALSMGKRAIDSYGYNSIRVEGFRSCFDIIAERNGSMLIFKFISNIDGATKENSAALRKIGAMFNADTFVVGRTYKSSNIRSGFIFQRHGVNCISEDTFEDVLKSKTVKRAQKFIIEKSMPNGELIKSLRKLSGMSREDLAKEVGLSKDSIYRYESGKSWISKKNLKKLEDYFGRSLKFDTEEYANVLEPIGTSSKGMKFTYIRKDPFRMIGKGRKRYEIGRLANQRTMKKWSEFYRKLNEEFDDYPFYLTERKVYSKSINGVPVISRSIFDSLQDEDALLELITYR encoded by the coding sequence ATGCGATCCGCGGATGCATTGAGCATGGGCAAAAGGGCCATAGACTCCTACGGCTACAACAGCATAAGGGTAGAGGGATTCAGGTCCTGCTTTGACATAATCGCTGAGAGGAACGGCTCCATGCTGATATTCAAGTTCATAAGCAACATAGACGGGGCGACAAAGGAAAACTCTGCCGCGCTCAGGAAGATAGGCGCCATGTTCAACGCAGACACCTTCGTAGTCGGCAGGACCTACAAAAGCAGCAACATCAGGAGCGGCTTCATATTCCAGAGGCACGGCGTAAACTGCATATCAGAGGACACGTTTGAAGACGTGCTGAAATCCAAAACCGTGAAAAGGGCGCAGAAGTTTATCATAGAAAAAAGCATGCCGAACGGGGAGCTCATAAAGTCGCTTAGGAAACTGTCCGGCATGAGCAGGGAAGACCTTGCAAAGGAAGTCGGCCTGTCAAAGGACAGCATTTACAGGTATGAGAGCGGCAAAAGCTGGATCTCAAAGAAAAACCTCAAGAAGCTGGAAGACTACTTCGGCAGGAGCCTCAAGTTTGACACCGAGGAGTACGCTAACGTTTTGGAACCTATCGGAACTTCTAGCAAGGGCATGAAGTTCACGTACATACGCAAGGACCCGTTCAGGATGATAGGCAAGGGCAGGAAGAGATATGAGATTGGAAGGCTTGCCAACCAGAGGACCATGAAAAAGTGGTCCGAATTCTACAGGAAGCTGAATGAGGAGTTTGACGACTATCCCTTTTATCTTACCGAAAGAAAAGTTTACAGCAAGAGCATTAACGGGGTCCCGGTGATAAGCAGGAGCATTTTTGATTCACTTCAGGACGAAGACGCACTGCTTGAGCTGATAACTTACAGATAG